A genomic segment from Nocardia cyriacigeorgica GUH-2 encodes:
- a CDS encoding bifunctional 2-methylcitrate synthase/citrate synthase yields the protein MTEIKKGLAGVVVDTTSISKVVPETNSLTYRGYAVQDLARHCSFEEVAYLLWYGELPNIGQLELLCQRERAQRRADRSILALVQKMPDSCHPMDVVRTVVSYLGSEDPAEDLSGVPDEKALLAKALRLTAVLPTVVAADMRRRRGLEPIAPHSHLGFAENFLNMCFGAVPDPRIVRAFETSLILYAEHSFNASTFAARVVTSTRSDLYSAVTAAIGALKGPLHGGANEAVMHDMLAIGEPEHAAQWLRTKLANNEKVMGFGHRVYKNGDSRVPTMKAALDDVTAVTGDTRWLRIYTELERAMAETTGIKPNLDFPTGPTYHLMGFDIPLFTPIFVLSRITGWTAHIIEQAQSNALIRPLSEYVGVDQRELVVA from the coding sequence ATGACCGAGATCAAGAAGGGCCTCGCCGGTGTGGTGGTGGACACCACCAGCATTTCGAAGGTGGTGCCCGAAACCAATTCGCTGACCTATCGCGGTTACGCCGTGCAGGATCTGGCACGCCACTGCTCGTTCGAGGAGGTCGCCTACCTGCTGTGGTACGGCGAGCTGCCGAATATCGGACAGCTGGAGCTGTTGTGCCAGCGGGAGCGGGCGCAGCGCCGGGCCGACCGGTCGATTCTGGCGCTGGTGCAGAAGATGCCCGACAGCTGTCATCCGATGGACGTGGTGCGCACCGTGGTGAGCTATCTCGGGTCCGAGGATCCGGCGGAGGATCTGTCCGGTGTTCCCGATGAGAAGGCGTTACTGGCCAAGGCGCTGCGGCTGACGGCGGTGCTGCCGACCGTCGTCGCCGCCGATATGCGGCGTCGGCGCGGCCTGGAACCCATTGCGCCGCACTCCCATCTGGGATTCGCGGAGAACTTCCTGAACATGTGCTTCGGGGCGGTACCCGATCCGCGCATCGTGCGGGCCTTCGAAACCTCGCTCATCCTCTACGCCGAACACAGTTTCAACGCCTCCACCTTCGCCGCGCGCGTGGTGACCTCCACCCGCTCCGATCTCTACAGCGCGGTAACCGCGGCCATCGGCGCCCTGAAGGGCCCACTGCACGGCGGCGCCAACGAAGCCGTCATGCACGACATGCTCGCCATCGGCGAACCCGAACACGCCGCGCAGTGGTTACGGACCAAGCTGGCGAACAACGAGAAGGTGATGGGTTTCGGCCACCGCGTCTACAAGAACGGCGACTCCCGCGTCCCCACCATGAAAGCCGCCTTGGACGACGTCACCGCCGTCACCGGCGACACCCGCTGGCTGCGCATCTACACCGAACTGGAACGCGCCATGGCCGAAACCACCGGCATCAAACCCAACCTCGACTTCCCCACCGGCCCCACCTACCACCTGATGGGCTTCGACATCCCCCTGTTCACCCCCATTTTCGTCCTGAGCCGCATCACCGGCTGGACCGCCCACATCATCGAACAGGCCCAGTCGAACGCGTTGATCCGCCCGCTGTCGGAGTATGTCGGCGTCGACCAACGCGAACTCGTCGTCGCCTGA
- the prpB gene encoding methylisocitrate lyase, translated as MTGLLAAATSAAEKRIVLRAGLAGDRILRLPGAFNPLVAKLIQELGFEGVYVSGAVVSAELALPDIGLTTLTEVVDRGRQIARVTDLPVLIDADTGFGEPMNAARTVTLLEDAGLAACHIEDQVNPKRCGHLDGKAVVARDEMVRRLRAAVSARRDPNFVICARTDARTIEGLDAAIDRAKAYADAGADLIFTEALADASEFAKFRAAVDVPLLANMTEFGKSELISAGTLEAIGFDAVIYPVTTLRLAMFAVEHGLREIASTGTQAGLLDRMQPRSRLYELLEYQRYNDFDSGIFNFTVSG; from the coding sequence ATGACGGGCCTGCTCGCCGCCGCCACCAGCGCGGCCGAGAAGCGGATCGTTTTGCGGGCCGGGCTGGCCGGCGACCGCATCCTGCGGCTGCCGGGGGCGTTCAACCCGCTGGTCGCGAAGCTGATCCAGGAATTGGGGTTCGAGGGCGTCTATGTGTCGGGTGCGGTGGTGTCGGCCGAGCTGGCGCTGCCCGACATCGGGCTGACCACGCTGACGGAGGTCGTCGACCGTGGCCGTCAGATCGCGCGCGTCACCGATCTGCCGGTGCTGATCGACGCCGACACCGGATTCGGTGAGCCGATGAACGCCGCGCGCACCGTCACCCTGCTCGAAGACGCCGGCCTGGCCGCCTGCCATATCGAAGACCAGGTGAATCCGAAGCGATGCGGGCATCTCGACGGGAAGGCGGTGGTCGCCCGTGACGAGATGGTGCGGCGGCTGCGGGCCGCGGTGTCGGCGCGGCGGGACCCGAACTTCGTCATCTGCGCACGCACCGACGCCAGGACGATCGAGGGACTGGACGCGGCCATCGACCGGGCCAAGGCATACGCCGATGCGGGCGCCGACCTCATCTTCACCGAGGCGCTGGCGGACGCGAGCGAGTTCGCGAAGTTCCGTGCGGCGGTGGATGTTCCGCTGCTGGCCAATATGACCGAGTTCGGAAAGTCGGAGCTGATCTCGGCGGGCACGCTCGAGGCGATCGGGTTCGACGCGGTGATCTATCCGGTCACCACCTTGCGGCTGGCCATGTTCGCCGTCGAACACGGGTTGCGTGAGATCGCCTCCACCGGAACGCAAGCCGGGCTGCTGGACAGGATGCAACCCCGGTCGCGGCTGTACGAACTGCTGGAGTATCAGCGCTACAACGACTTCGATTCCGGAATCTTCAATTTCACCGTGAGTGGGTGA
- a CDS encoding MmgE/PrpD family protein, with product MKTHIVRARGSAEDFPRAEHLATKIAEVAVDPVEVTDAVREMIVNRIIDNAAVAAAALVRRPVAAARAQALAPGYLPRTGRAGSTVFGLPAGRVVSPEWAAWANGVAVRELDFHDTFLAAEYSHPGDNIPAILAVAQHTGRSGADLVRGLATGYEIQMDLVRGICLHEHKIDHVAHLGPSVAAGLGTLLGLDAETIYQAIGQALHTTTATRQSRKGEISSWKAYAPAFAGKMGIEAVDRAMRGEGAPSPIWEGADGVIAWLLGGPDAEYRVPLPGPGEPKLAILDSYTKEHSAEYQSQAPIDLARRMRSRIGDLDQIASIVLHTSHHTHVVIGTGSGDPQKFDPHASRETLDHSVPYIFAVALQDGVWHHERSYAPERAQRPDTVELWRKISTVEDPEWTRRYHSTDPGEKAFGARAVVTLKSGETITDELAVADAHPLGARPFGREQYLEKFAVLTEGVLDDAERRRFLDAAQRAPELAAGELDQLTFTVSEQVLAAAPAIPEGVF from the coding sequence ATGAAGACCCACATCGTACGCGCTCGCGGATCCGCGGAGGACTTCCCGCGGGCCGAGCATCTGGCCACCAAGATCGCCGAGGTCGCCGTCGATCCGGTCGAGGTGACCGACGCGGTGCGGGAGATGATCGTCAACCGGATCATCGACAATGCCGCGGTCGCGGCGGCCGCACTGGTGCGCAGGCCGGTGGCCGCGGCCCGGGCGCAAGCTCTGGCGCCGGGCTATCTTCCGCGAACGGGACGGGCCGGGTCGACGGTGTTCGGGCTGCCGGCCGGGCGGGTGGTGTCGCCGGAGTGGGCGGCCTGGGCCAATGGGGTCGCGGTGCGCGAACTCGATTTCCACGACACCTTCCTGGCCGCCGAATACTCGCATCCGGGTGACAACATCCCGGCGATCCTGGCCGTCGCCCAGCACACCGGCCGGAGCGGCGCCGACCTGGTCCGCGGGCTGGCCACCGGGTACGAGATCCAGATGGATCTGGTGCGCGGAATCTGCCTGCACGAGCACAAGATCGATCACGTCGCCCACCTCGGGCCCTCCGTCGCGGCCGGACTCGGCACTCTGCTCGGGCTGGATGCCGAGACCATCTACCAGGCCATCGGCCAGGCGCTGCACACCACCACCGCCACCCGGCAGTCACGCAAGGGCGAGATCTCCAGCTGGAAGGCGTACGCGCCGGCGTTCGCCGGGAAGATGGGGATCGAGGCGGTCGATCGGGCGATGCGCGGCGAGGGTGCGCCGTCGCCGATCTGGGAGGGTGCCGATGGCGTCATCGCGTGGCTGCTCGGCGGGCCCGATGCCGAATACCGGGTGCCGCTGCCTGGCCCCGGTGAGCCGAAGCTGGCCATCCTCGACAGCTACACCAAGGAACATTCGGCCGAATACCAGAGTCAGGCGCCGATCGACCTCGCCCGCCGGATGCGTTCGCGGATCGGTGATCTCGATCAGATCGCCTCGATAGTGCTGCACACCAGCCACCACACCCATGTGGTGATCGGCACCGGATCCGGTGATCCGCAGAAGTTCGACCCGCACGCCAGCCGGGAAACCCTCGACCACTCGGTGCCGTATATCTTCGCGGTCGCCTTGCAGGACGGCGTCTGGCACCACGAGCGTTCCTACGCACCCGAACGCGCGCAGCGGCCCGACACCGTCGAACTGTGGCGCAAGATCTCCACCGTCGAGGATCCGGAATGGACCCGGCGTTATCACTCCACCGATCCCGGCGAAAAGGCATTCGGTGCACGGGCCGTGGTGACCTTGAAGAGCGGTGAGACCATCACCGATGAGCTGGCGGTGGCCGACGCGCATCCGCTGGGGGCGCGGCCGTTCGGGCGCGAGCAGTACCTCGAGAAATTCGCCGTACTGACCGAGGGCGTGCTCGATGACGCCGAACGACGCCGCTTCCTCGACGCGGCGCAACGCGCACCCGAGCTGGCCGCCGGGGAACTCGATCAGCTCACGTTCACCGTGTCCGAACAGGTGCTCGCGGCGGCACCGGCGATCCCCGAGGGCGTGTTCTGA
- a CDS encoding short-chain fatty acyl-CoA regulator family protein, with product MRKMYAGARLRRLREERRMTQAALAKSLDLSPSYLNQLERDQRPLTIPVLLKLNSTFDLDVQFFAADSDARLVSDLHEVLVDAAGGESAPLTEIEELATRQPEIARLVVAMHRRLRTATDQLDLFSARVAAPAGAAGVPAPYEDVRDFFYDHHNHIGRLDLAAERLFDECGLSIGSLDRQLARVAEERAGVTVLVRGDGADSSVPKRRYDPDSRTLTLARRLRPGQRAFQIATTLAFLLYSNELDAVLSEAPALAGESRTLARIGLANYFAGALVLPYGRFLRSAEELRYDIDLLGLRFEVGFETICHRLSTLQRQGQRGVPFFFVRTDRAGNISKRQSATAFHFSRVGGSCPLWVVHEAFAHPGRILTQVSEMPDGRRYFWIARSAMMAPQGFGTMAKNFAIGLGCDIEYADRLVYSKGIQLDDPATAVPIGAGCKVCDRPACPQRAFPQIGSALAVSEEVSADLPYPRVRA from the coding sequence GTGCGAAAGATGTACGCCGGGGCCCGGCTGCGACGGTTGCGCGAAGAACGGCGGATGACCCAGGCCGCGCTGGCGAAATCGCTGGATCTGTCGCCGAGCTACCTCAATCAGCTCGAACGCGATCAACGCCCGCTCACCATTCCGGTGCTACTCAAGCTCAACTCCACCTTCGACCTCGATGTGCAGTTCTTCGCCGCCGACTCCGATGCCCGGCTGGTGTCGGACCTGCACGAGGTCCTGGTCGACGCGGCAGGCGGCGAGAGCGCGCCACTGACCGAGATCGAGGAACTGGCCACCCGGCAGCCGGAGATCGCGCGGCTGGTGGTGGCCATGCATCGCCGGTTACGCACCGCGACCGATCAGCTCGATCTGTTCTCGGCGCGCGTCGCGGCACCGGCGGGCGCGGCCGGTGTGCCCGCGCCCTACGAGGACGTGCGCGATTTCTTCTACGACCACCACAACCACATCGGCCGCTTGGATCTGGCAGCCGAGCGCCTGTTCGACGAATGCGGGCTCTCGATCGGCTCCCTGGACCGGCAGCTGGCCCGGGTGGCCGAGGAGCGCGCCGGCGTGACGGTGCTGGTGCGCGGCGACGGCGCCGACTCCTCGGTTCCCAAGCGCCGCTACGACCCCGACAGCCGCACCCTCACCCTGGCCCGCCGCTTGCGGCCCGGGCAGCGCGCCTTCCAGATCGCCACCACCCTGGCATTCCTGCTCTACAGCAACGAACTCGACGCCGTGCTGAGCGAAGCTCCCGCGCTGGCCGGCGAATCCCGCACACTGGCCCGTATCGGGCTGGCCAACTACTTCGCCGGTGCGCTGGTCCTGCCGTACGGACGTTTCCTGCGATCGGCGGAGGAACTGCGCTACGACATCGACCTGCTCGGCCTGCGTTTCGAAGTCGGGTTCGAAACCATCTGCCATCGGCTGAGCACCCTGCAACGCCAGGGTCAGCGCGGAGTGCCGTTCTTCTTCGTCCGCACCGACCGCGCCGGCAACATCTCGAAACGGCAGTCCGCCACTGCCTTCCATTTCTCCCGCGTCGGCGGCAGCTGCCCGCTGTGGGTGGTGCACGAGGCGTTCGCCCATCCCGGCCGCATCCTCACCCAGGTCTCCGAGATGCCCGACGGGCGGCGCTATTTCTGGATCGCGCGCAGCGCCATGATGGCGCCGCAGGGGTTCGGCACGATGGCCAAGAATTTCGCCATCGGCCTCGGCTGCGATATCGAATACGCCGACCGGCTGGTGTATTCCAAGGGCATCCAGCTCGACGATCCGGCCACCGCCGTGCCGATCGGCGCCGGATGCAAGGTGTGCGACCGGCCGGCCTGCCCGCAGCGGGCGTTCCCGCAGATCGGCAGCGCGCTGGCGGTCAGCGAGGAGGTGTCGGCGGATCTGCCGTACCCGCGGGTGCGGGCCTGA